The sequence below is a genomic window from Gemmatimonadota bacterium.
CCTCGACCGACCCGGCCGGCTCGAGAATCCCGGAGATCCCGTCGTCGATGACCTCGGGAAGCCCGCCGGCCCGGCTCCCGACCACGGGGGCACCGCAGGCCATCGCCTCCAGCGCCGCCAGGCCAAACGACTCTGATTGCGACGGCAGCAAGAACAAATCAGTGGCCTGAAGCAAGGTAGCCACGTTGCCTAACCGGCCGAGGAATCGGACATCCCCATCCACTTTGAGCTCCCGCGCTTCTCGCTCGGCGTCGTCGCGTTCGGGGCCGTCGCCGATCATGATTAGGGTCGCCGGCATCGCGCGCCGGATTCTGGCAAACACTCGCACCACATCCCGGACCCGCTTCACCTCCCGAAAATTCGACACGTGGGTGATCACCTTGTGTCCGGCCGGCGCCAAGTGATCGCGGCAGCTGGCCTCGTCGGGCGTGTACTCGTGCAAATTCACGAAGTTCGGAATGACTTGGATCTGGCACTCACTGCAGCCGAACGTCCGGATGGTTTCCTCTTTGAGATACTGCGACACCGCCGTGACCCGATCGGAGCGCTCGATCGAGAATTTCGTGATCGCGTAGAAACTCGACTCCTGTCCGACCAGCGTGATGTCGGTTCCGTGCAGCGTTGTGATGACCGGCAGACGGTGCTTGCCGGCCAGCATTTCCCGGGCGAGGAATGCCGTCGTCGCATGGGGAATAGCGTAATGCACATGGAGCACGTCGAGCTTCTCCCGCAGAGCCACCTCGTGCTGCTTGCTCGCGAGCGCCAACGAGTAGGGGTAGTGCTCGAACAGCGGATAGAATCCCGTGGAGGTGTCAACCTCGTGGAAATACACCCGTTCGGTGTACTCGCGGAGCCGAAACGGCATTGCATAGGTGATGAAGTGAATCTCGTGGCCGCGGCGGGCGAGCTCGAGGCCGAGTTCCGTAGCCAGGGCCCCGGACCCCCCGTACGTCGGATAGCAGGTAATCCCAATCTTCACGCCGAACGACTCCTTTCAATCTCGGCCGCCCAGGCCGTGGCAATCTCGGCGGCAATGGCCTCCGCTGGACGGGAGGCATCCAACGTCAACACCGGCCCCTTGAGCTGGTGGCGGAACCACGTTTCCTGGCGCTTGGCGTACTGCCTCGATGCCATGGCGACCGCGCCGGCCACCGACTCCCGGTCTCGCTCGCCGCAAAGGTACTCGACCGCTTCCCGAATCCCCACGCCGTCAAGGCCGGGACTGCCCCGGACCCCGCCGTCCGCCAGCACCGATGCCACCTCCTCGATCAATCCCCGCCGGACCATTTCCTCGGCCCGCACCTCGATGCGCCGATGAATGACCGGCCGCGGCGCGGTGAGTACGACGTACCAAGGGTGGATCACCCCCTGCGCGCGAGCCACCGCCTGCCAATGGCTCAGCGGGCGGCCGGACAGGAGTGCCACGGCAATGGCCCGCGCGGCCCGCTGCCGGCCACCGCCCGCGAAGCGAGCGTCGAGGCGGGACGCCCACCGCACCAGGTCCGTCGTGCCAAGCCGCTCGACCCAGGTCTCGAGCAGCCGGAGACGGTCCCGCCCGAGTGGTGGCTCGAGAAACAGGCCCTCGACCAAGGCTCTGACATAGAGCCCGGTTCCGCCGACCACCACTGGCATCTTGTCCCGCCGCCGAATGTCCCTGATCCAGCCCTCGGCGTCGTGGGCAAACCGGCCCGCACTGTACCGGCTCCCGACGTCGGTGGTGTCGATTCCGTGATGGGGTACCCGGTCGCGCTCGCGGCGAGTCGGCTTGGCCGTGCCGATGTCGAGTCGCCGATAGATCTGACGGGAGTCCGCTGAGATGACCTCGAGGGGCCACCATTGGGCCAACGCCAGGGCCACCGCGGTTTTCCCGACCGCCGTCGGACCGAGCACGACGGGAACCCTAACGTCGGCCAAACCGCCGCTCCAATTCGTCGGCCGGTACCGTCACGATCGTGGACCGGCCGTGGACGTCGTGGGGTGGCAACTCGGTCTCGAACAGGCGGAGCAGCAGACGCCGCATCTCGGGCTCGGAGAGGGGCATGCCCGCCTTGACGGCGGCACGGCAGGCATAGGTGGCGGCGAACCGTTCCAACCGGTTGGCCCAGCCCCCAAACCGGCCGCGGGCGAGATCGGCTACCATTTCCCGAAAGCAGGCAGCGGCGTCGAACCGCGGGTGGGGCGTGGGCACGGCGTGGACCACCACACTCCGGCCCCCGAACGGCTCGACTTCGAACCCGGCCCGGCGGAGCTCTTCCCCAAACTGCTCGGTGACCTCGACTTCCTCGTCGGTCAACTCGATCGTCAGCGGCAGCAACAACCGTTGGCTCGCAACGGCCCCACTCGCAAAGTCCGCCATGACCTGTTCATAGAGAACCCGCTCGTGGGCCGAATGCTGATCCACGAAGACCGCGCCGTCGGCGGTCTCAAACACGAGGTAGGTGTTGAGCAATTGGATGACGGGCCCGGAAAACGAGCGGGGTTGGGCCGGCGAGCTTTCCGGCGGGACCGAGTCGGCCGGGCCCAAGGGAAGCCACATCGGAGCCGGCACCTCACCGGCCGCCGCGCTCGGCAACCCCCAGGCGGTTCGCTTGGCCTGGGGGGCCAACGAGGTGGCTGAATCAAGAGCACCGAGGGCCAGGCGAACGGCCTCCTCGATGGCCCGCTCGACCGCGAATCGTTCCCGGAACCGGACCTCGAGTTTGGCGGGGTGCACGTTGACGTCCACGTCCTCGGGCGGAACCGTGAGGCGGAGGATCACCGTGGGGCGGTCGCCCGGCGCGATGGCGGAGCGATACCCGGCCTCGGCGGCTCGGATGAGGAAGGGATCCCGAAATGGCCGGCCATTGACGAACAATTGGGTTCGCCGCCCGGTGGGCCGGGCGTCCCCCGGGCGCTGAATCAGGCCGCGAACCGCCACCGGTCCCACCGCGTGCTGCACCGGTACCAACGTCGCCATGAGATCGCGACCCCACACGGCTCCGATCCGCGCGACCTCTCCCTCGCCGCCGGGAACATGGAGCCGGCCGGCCCCGTCGGCCACAAATTCGAACCCGACTTCCGGGTGGGCGAGGGCCAGGACCCCGACGGCGTCCCAGACGACCCGGGTCTCACTCGAGACCGATCGAAGGAATTTTCGCCGAGCCGGCGTGTTGAAGAACAAGTTCCGGACCGAGACGGTGGTGCCCCGCTGCCGGGCCACGGCGCCGACTCGATCGACCCGGCCGCCGGTGACGACGATCTCCGTGCCCGGTCCGGATCCGTCGGCGGTCGTCAAGGAAAACCGGGACACCGAGGCGATCGCCGGCAGGGCCTCACCCCGGAATCCGAAGGTGGCAACGCCGATCAAGTCGCTCGACACCGTGATCTTGCTGGTGGCGTGGCGGTCGAGGGCCAGAATGGCATCCTCCCGCTCCATGCCGCTCCCGTCGTCACTGACGACGATCGAAGACTTCCCACCCTCGGCCACCTCGATACGAACCGACGAGGCGCCGGCATCGATCGCATTCTCGACCAGTTCCTTGACCACGGACGCCGGCCGGTCGACCACTTCGCCCGCCGCGATTTGGTTCGCGACGGCGTCTGGCAGAATGGCGACGCGCCGGGGGCTCATCGGAACGGACCCGTTCAATCGACCCGGTCGATTCGGACCAGCGACGTGGCCAGCACCCATCCTCGGTTACCACTCCGGTCGCTGACGAGGGCCCAGGAGCCCCGGTCGGCATCGATCGAGACCCGGGCCAGCGCCGGGAGGCCGCCCTGATCCGGCGCTAACCCGTGAGGCGACCGCTTGAGCCGGATGGCCGAGGCGGCGAACGCGGCCGGCGCGGGCGTGGCCGGCGCCCGCGCGGCCGCGGCGAAGCCAACCGTGGCCAGGACCAGTCCGACGGCCCTGGTCCTCCCCGACGAACGGCCGAACCCGAACCAGACCGCCACCAGCAGCCATCCAGCCCAGCCCAGCGCGGCCACCTCGGCGCGGGATAAACCCTGCGGTGGCCGGGCTTCTCGGAGCGGCTCGTAATGGCGCTCGAGGGTGTTCCAGACGGCGCGGGGTTGCGCGGCACGCGGGGCAGCCGACAACGCCCGCACCAACCGAGCCGCGGACGCCGCATCGGATCCGGCGAGGTAGTACGCAGCCCCGGCGTGATACCAATGCGCCCATTCGGAAGGTTCGGCCCCGGCTCGGGCTTCGAACGCCGTGGCGGCGGGCCCAAACGCCCCGTCGCGATACCAGGACTCTGCCGACTCGCCTGATTGGGCCGTGCCAGCCACGGGCAGCGCGACTAAACAGACTACCAGGCCGGCCTGGCGCCGTAACCGCGTCGGGAGTCCGTTGACCAGGATCTCCGCCCGTTTGCCTAACGAAGCGACGCAGCTGGCATCACCCGCTGCGAAGCGCAGCCGATCGAGTTCCGACTTGACCGTCGCCAAATCGGCCGCCGCCTCTCGATCGAGTCCCGCCTGGCGGAGCCGCTGTTCGATGACGTGAGGCCTGCCCCGGTCCCGTTCCGGCACCAGGGAGCTGATGACGCGCTCGATCGCCGCACCGGCATCGGCCGGGGTCGCACCGGCCGATGCTGCTGGTCGCCGACGCCAAAGGGAGCGAGCGGTCCGGATGCCAATGAGGAAGAGCCCGACGCCAACTCCGATCCACCAGCCGGTGGTGCCCGGGCGGACCGCGTCGATCCACTCCGGCGCCCGGGCCGGGCCCACCAGCGGCGGCGGTGTCCGCTCCGTAAAGCGCCCGCGTCCCTCCAAGACCGGCACGACAAGTCCGAGAGTGGACGCCTCGCGATACTGAGCGGTGGCCGGGTCAAAGTACCCATAGGCCAAGTCAGGAAGGGCCACGCTCCCGACACTGTCTGGCACCACCAAGAACTGAAAGGTCTTCGAGCCGCCCAGCGTACCGTCCGCTACCCGGCTCGACTCGACCGTGCGATCGAGATACGCCCGGGTCCCCGGTGGCCAGGTGACGTTTGGCGGTCCCCACAACGCCAGGTTGCCTTCCCCGCTGACGATCAGGTCGACGGGAACCGGCTCGCCGGTGTGGGCCGGGAGGTTCCGCACTCGGTAATTCAACCGAAGGTCGTGCCCGGTCGGGCCCTGAAAGCCCGGGGGCCTGGTGTCGAGCGGCTGGGGCCGGACGGTCAAGACCGCCGGCTGGCTGGCGGCTTCCATCGGTCGCTCGTCTCCAGAGGCCCGCCGGGTCAGCGGGACGCCGTACTCCAGGCGGGCCGGCGGCACGACGAGCCGGCCCGCGGTCAGTGGAAAAGCCACCTGGTGACTGACGAAAAGGTCGTAAACATCGTCGCCCACCGCCCTCGACGCGACGAAGCCCGGCACGGCCGGCTGCGGAACCGACCAGACCCCGCTCAGCACTGGCGGCTTCAAGGTCGGTTGCCAGCGGAGCCGGGCCCGAAGTCCCCGGGAAAACCACGCCGCGGTAACAATGTCGAGTTGCTCGCCCTGGAACACATCGAGCGAGGAGACCACCACGGACACCGCCGCCGGCGCGCCGTCGGTTGGCGGCAAGGCGCCGCGAATCAGTGCCAACAGTCGGGGGTTTTGCCCCATGGCGGCTCCGGCCCCCGCGGTGACCGTGACGACCACGTTGGGCGCCACCTCCATGGCATCGCCCCGGAACACCCTCACCGGGCTGATCCGCCAGAGCCCGCGCTCCGCGGCCCGGAACACGACATCGAGCTGATAGACCTGCCCGCCGGAACCCGCGCCCGCGATATCCTCGAAGCGCTCGGTCCGGTCGCCGGCCTCGAGCCCGGGAACGACCGGTAACTCGACGCGAATGCGGCTCCCCTTCGGCCCCACCGCCCGGAGAGAATAAGTGACGTCTTCGCCGACGCCGACCCGGTCCCGATCGACCGATGTCGTTAGGCGCTGGCCCGCGACCGTTTGGCCAAGGAGAAGGAAACCCGCGAGGCCGATCACCAGTCCTTGCCTTGCGCGCCCCGCGCCACCCGGCGGCGGCGGAGTTGATCGGTTCGAACCGCCTGCTCCGAGCGCTCAACCGACCGGAGAATCTGCTCGGCTTCTGCGGCGGTCATGCCCTCGGACCGCGGAGCGGGTTGGCCCGCCCCGCCCCGGGGACGTTGCGGTTGTGGTTTGGGCTGACTGGACGACGGTGGCTGCCGGCGGGAGGTCAACTCCAAATTCCATTTGGCCGCGGCCGAGGCGGGCGACAACAGCAAAGCCTCCCGGAACCGGTCGGCCGCCTCGCGTTCCAACGGCCCCCGTTTGGCGGAATCGCTCCGAGCCTCCCGAAGGCTGGCGAGGCCGAGATTGTACAAGGATTGGAACCGGACCACCGGGTCGAGCGACCTGCCGGCCGCGCCGAGAGCTTCGCGCGCCACATCGAGTTTACCGGTGGCCAGGGCGACGGAACCCGCGTTATACCAACTGGTGTCGGCTCCGGAACCTGATGTGGCGGCGCGCCGGAACTCGTCCACCGCGCGGGTGGTGTCCGCACCGCGGAGCCTGGCCGTGCCGGCGGCGGGGCGCTGGGCGGCGGCTTCGCTGCTCGCCAGGAGGCCGACCACACCGACCAACGCGGCCCGCCGCCGCCAGGCGCCCTGGCCGAACAGCAGGACGAGCGCGCCTAACGCCGCGATCCAGGCCCGGGGCCGAAGATCCTCGGTGCGCCGGCCGGTCGCCGGATCCCGGTCGAGCGACGCCAGGGTTTTCCAGGCGGCCCCCGCTTGGTCCGGAAAATCCGCCGGGATCAGGATGCCCTGGGCCGCGTCGGCGATCGACCGGAGCATCTCGTCACGGCGGGCCGTCAGGACCTCGTTGCCGGCATCGTCTTTCTTATACTCGAGCAATCGCCCGGCCTCGTCGCGGATGGGAATCCGGGCCGGCGTGACGCCGCCCTGCCCGATCACGATCAACGTCACCCCGGCCTCCTGGAGCCCTCGGGCCGCCTCCCGGATCTGGTCCAGCGAATCATGGGCCTCGCCATCGGTCATCAGGACCATGGCCCGGGCGCCGCCCTCGCTCGCGGCCGCGAGCAACTGGCCACCCTGGTTCAGGACCGCCGCGAGGGCGGTCCCGCCCTCGCTCGCGATATCCGGCTCGAGCGCGTCGAGTTGGAGTTCGACGGCTCCGTCATCGAGCGTGAGCGGCGTCAAGATGTAGCTCCGCCCGGCAAACGCGAGCAGCGCCATCCGGTCACCCCGAGCGTCCTGGAGCAAACGGCGACTTTCCCCGATCGCCCGGCCGAGACGGCTCGGGAGCGCATCCTCCGCCAGCATTGACCGGCTGATGTCGATGGCGAACACGATGTTGAGCGCGCGGGTTTCGGTGTCGACGTCGGCGCTTCCGAATCGGGGCCCCGCGATCCCGACGGTAATCGCCAGGACGCCAAGGGCCACCCAGAACGGGCCGGAGGGCCCCCACCTCGCGGCGGCGGCGGCCCCGGCCGACCAGGCCGACGCCGCTTGAATCCGGCGGCGGCGGGCGATCCAGGCCAGGCCCCAGAAACCGAGGCCGACCGCCGGCGCGAGCCAGAGGATCCACGGCAGGTCGAAGCTCATGCCGCCCTCCGCGCCACCGTGGCCGCTGCGAGGAGCTCGGCGGCGAGCATGGTGAGGGCAAACAGCAGGACCGGCCGGGTGCTCTCGTCGGCCGATCGGTAGCGGATCGTCTCGATCTCCGACCGTTCGAGCCGGTCAATTTGACTGAAGATCCGGCTTAAGGCATCGCTGTCCTTGGCCCGAAAGTACCGACCGCCGGTTTTGATTGCGATGTCGGTCAACAAGACTTCGTCAATCCGCACCGGCAGCATTTCATACCGGTAACCGCTGGGACCCCGACCGGTGGGGATTCGGGCTTCGCCCTCCGTCCCCACCCCGATCGTGTACACCTTGACCCCCATTGCGGCCGCGGCCGCCGCCGCCGTCCGGGGATCGAGGGCCCCGCGGTTGTTCTCGCCGTCGGTCAACAACAGCACCACCTTCGAGGAGCTCTTGACCCGCCGCAATCGGTTGACGGCGGTGGCCAAGCCGCTGCCGATGGCCGTCCCGTCGTCGAGGGCGCCGATCCTCAGATCGAGTACCGCCCGCTCCAGGACGGCGTAGTCGAGCGTCACCGGCACCTGAGTCAGGGCCTCGCCGGCAAATGCGACCAGGCCGATCCGATCGGCCACCCGCCCCCGGATGAATCCGATGGCCTGCCGCTTGGCCACTTCGAGGCGGTTGGACGGCGCAAAGTCCTCCGCCAGCATGCTGCTCGAGACGTCGATCGTGATCACGATCGAGATGCCCTCCCGCTTGATGGTCATCCGGTCACCCGGCAGTCGCGGCCCGGCTACGGCGAGCACCAGGCTGGCCAGTGTTAGGCTACGGCACCCCAACGGAATGGCGGCCATCCAGCGGCGGCCGGCGGCACCCTGGGCCACGACTCCGTCGGCGATCCAAACCGGCGTCGGGCGACGCCGTGATCGCCACCACAGCCAGGCGGGCACCAATAGCCCGATCAGCAGGAGCCATGGCCGGGCAAATGTCATCCGAGGTCCTGTGCCGCCACCCAGGCCGCGGCGTCGACGACCAACTGCTCCGCCTCGGGGGGAAGAGCCCCAGACTGGAATCCAATCGCATCGAGGGCTCTGCCGAGGGCCTGACCGGTCTGATCCGGGGCCGACGACGACAGCTTGGCGTGGATCAGGTGGGACCAGCCCTCGGCGGCGGCTCGGGTCTCCCCGGCTCGGTGCCACTGCCCGAGGACGGGAACGATCGACGGGGCCGGGGCCACCGGTGCCGCCGGCGGAGGCGCCGGCCGGCGGACCCGCCGGACCCCCGCGATCGCGGTCGCGGCGAGCCCGACCAGCACCCACAGGACGACCAGCGGCAGGAGGCTCCGCTCTTCTTGCGGAAGGACGTCGGCCGCCTCGCGCGGGACCAGCGAATCCCGCGGCACGTTCGGCGGGAGAACCGTCGCGATCTCGACCGACACCGGCCGGGCCGGCAAGGTATCGGAACGGCCATCGGGATTGACGACGATTGGCCCCGGAACCGTGACACCGTGACGACCCGGGTACCAGAAGGCCACCGGGTACCGGATGATCGCCGAGTCGCCGACGTAGTCCACTTCGGACGGGCCCAGCACTTGACCGATGTCGCCAAGATTCCAGCCTTGGGCCCGAACAATCTGCCGCGCCGCGAGCGGTACCTTGGTGCTGATCCAGACCGTATCTCCGACGGTCGGGAGCCGCGGCTGTCCCGCCAACAGGACCAGAACCAAGATCATCTTAGCGCCGGCCGCGCGACCGCGGACCGAAAGCCCGGCGGAGCACTGGAGCGTAGTCCTCACCCACGTCGACAGGGACGTGCCGAACGCCGGAGGACCGGATTCGCTGGTTGCGTGCCTCCAGTCGGTCGCGAGCCATTTGTTCCCATCGCCGCCGCACCGTCGGACTGCTGGTATCGAGCAGCACCAACCGGCCCGACTCGGCGTCCTCGATCTCGAACCATCCCTGGCCCCGGGGATGCTGCTCGCGGACATCGTCGATGGTAATGGCGGTCACGTCGTGGCGGACCGCCAACTGCTTGAGCGGTCGATCCCAGTCGCGTCCCTGAAAATCCGAAATCAAGATGACCACCGCCCGATGCCGGAGGACCCGGGTCGTATAACGGATCGCGGCCCCGATATCGGTGCCCTGGTGCATCGGAGCGAACGCCAACAAATCGCGAATCAACCGGAGGGCGTGGCGCCGGCCCTTGGCGGGCCTGACGACCTGCTCGACTCGGTCGGTGAACAGCAGGGCGCCGGTCCGGTCCTGTTCCCGGGCGCCCGCCAAGGCCAGCACGGCTGCGATCTCGACAGCCCGGAGGGCCCGCGGTACCGGATCGCCGACCCGGGTCGACCCCGATTGGTCGACCACCAGCAGCAGGGTGAGTTCCCGTTCCTCGGTGAACGTTTTGATGAAGGGCGACCCGAGGCGGGCGGAGACGTTCCA
It includes:
- the miaA gene encoding tRNA (adenosine(37)-N6)-dimethylallyltransferase MiaA, whose translation is MADVRVPVVLGPTAVGKTAVALALAQWWPLEVISADSRQIYRRLDIGTAKPTRRERDRVPHHGIDTTDVGSRYSAGRFAHDAEGWIRDIRRRDKMPVVVGGTGLYVRALVEGLFLEPPLGRDRLRLLETWVERLGTTDLVRWASRLDARFAGGGRQRAARAIAVALLSGRPLSHWQAVARAQGVIHPWYVVLTAPRPVIHRRIEVRAEEMVRRGLIEEVASVLADGGVRGSPGLDGVGIREAVEYLCGERDRESVAGAVAMASRQYAKRQETWFRHQLKGPVLTLDASRPAEAIAAEIATAWAAEIERSRSA
- a CDS encoding DUF58 domain-containing protein codes for the protein MTVRVSPELLKQVKGIAIRTRGVIDTLFAGESRSVFRGQGMEFSEVRAYEHGDDYRAIDWNVSARLGSPFIKTFTEERELTLLLVVDQSGSTRVGDPVPRALRAVEIAAVLALAGAREQDRTGALLFTDRVEQVVRPAKGRRHALRLIRDLLAFAPMHQGTDIGAAIRYTTRVLRHRAVVILISDFQGRDWDRPLKQLAVRHDVTAITIDDVREQHPRGQGWFEIEDAESGRLVLLDTSSPTVRRRWEQMARDRLEARNQRIRSSGVRHVPVDVGEDYAPVLRRAFGPRSRGRR
- a CDS encoding VWA domain-containing protein, with translation MSFDLPWILWLAPAVGLGFWGLAWIARRRRIQAASAWSAGAAAAARWGPSGPFWVALGVLAITVGIAGPRFGSADVDTETRALNIVFAIDISRSMLAEDALPSRLGRAIGESRRLLQDARGDRMALLAFAGRSYILTPLTLDDGAVELQLDALEPDIASEGGTALAAVLNQGGQLLAAASEGGARAMVLMTDGEAHDSLDQIREAARGLQEAGVTLIVIGQGGVTPARIPIRDEAGRLLEYKKDDAGNEVLTARRDEMLRSIADAAQGILIPADFPDQAGAAWKTLASLDRDPATGRRTEDLRPRAWIAALGALVLLFGQGAWRRRAALVGVVGLLASSEAAAQRPAAGTARLRGADTTRAVDEFRRAATSGSGADTSWYNAGSVALATGKLDVAREALGAAGRSLDPVVRFQSLYNLGLASLREARSDSAKRGPLEREAADRFREALLLSPASAAAKWNLELTSRRQPPSSSQPKPQPQRPRGGAGQPAPRSEGMTAAEAEQILRSVERSEQAVRTDQLRRRRVARGAQGKDW
- the mutL gene encoding DNA mismatch repair endonuclease MutL, with the protein product MGAGHVAGPNRPGRLNGSVPMSPRRVAILPDAVANQIAAGEVVDRPASVVKELVENAIDAGASSVRIEVAEGGKSSIVVSDDGSGMEREDAILALDRHATSKITVSSDLIGVATFGFRGEALPAIASVSRFSLTTADGSGPGTEIVVTGGRVDRVGAVARQRGTTVSVRNLFFNTPARRKFLRSVSSETRVVWDAVGVLALAHPEVGFEFVADGAGRLHVPGGEGEVARIGAVWGRDLMATLVPVQHAVGPVAVRGLIQRPGDARPTGRRTQLFVNGRPFRDPFLIRAAEAGYRSAIAPGDRPTVILRLTVPPEDVDVNVHPAKLEVRFRERFAVERAIEEAVRLALGALDSATSLAPQAKRTAWGLPSAAAGEVPAPMWLPLGPADSVPPESSPAQPRSFSGPVIQLLNTYLVFETADGAVFVDQHSAHERVLYEQVMADFASGAVASQRLLLPLTIELTDEEVEVTEQFGEELRRAGFEVEPFGGRSVVVHAVPTPHPRFDAAACFREMVADLARGRFGGWANRLERFAATYACRAAVKAGMPLSEPEMRRLLLRLFETELPPHDVHGRSTIVTVPADELERRFGRR
- a CDS encoding VWA domain-containing protein, whose amino-acid sequence is MTFARPWLLLIGLLVPAWLWWRSRRRPTPVWIADGVVAQGAAGRRWMAAIPLGCRSLTLASLVLAVAGPRLPGDRMTIKREGISIVITIDVSSSMLAEDFAPSNRLEVAKRQAIGFIRGRVADRIGLVAFAGEALTQVPVTLDYAVLERAVLDLRIGALDDGTAIGSGLATAVNRLRRVKSSSKVVLLLTDGENNRGALDPRTAAAAAAAMGVKVYTIGVGTEGEARIPTGRGPSGYRYEMLPVRIDEVLLTDIAIKTGGRYFRAKDSDALSRIFSQIDRLERSEIETIRYRSADESTRPVLLFALTMLAAELLAAATVARRAA
- the bshA gene encoding N-acetyl-alpha-D-glucosaminyl L-malate synthase BshA, with the translated sequence MKIGITCYPTYGGSGALATELGLELARRGHEIHFITYAMPFRLREYTERVYFHEVDTSTGFYPLFEHYPYSLALASKQHEVALREKLDVLHVHYAIPHATTAFLAREMLAGKHRLPVITTLHGTDITLVGQESSFYAITKFSIERSDRVTAVSQYLKEETIRTFGCSECQIQVIPNFVNLHEYTPDEASCRDHLAPAGHKVITHVSNFREVKRVRDVVRVFARIRRAMPATLIMIGDGPERDDAEREARELKVDGDVRFLGRLGNVATLLQATDLFLLPSQSESFGLAALEAMACGAPVVGSRAGGLPEVIDDGISGILEPAGSVEAMGRRAGELLRGPVAFAAMRRAALARAAEFSADRVVPQYEALYTDAIG